A region of Euryarchaeota archaeon DNA encodes the following proteins:
- a CDS encoding helix-turn-helix domain-containing protein, whose protein sequence is MPPDALRLIASPRNRAILSLLAAEPAHPRRVAGLLSMPESDAARRLRAMEKAGLVEGAWRRLDTNVRTYRLCANTASLVFGPDGVTILMGGTKRSAEASQIEAPPPDLPRVFVGRHDELSALGASSGPVVVEGIAGIGKSSLVASYARQQRDKRPVFWHRVRTVDSEAWLMSRLALHLAAAGVKPALFEADDSNDERPRLERAMDLIERAGSLLVFDDAQNARDSGLRGLLRTLCERVDDAQVVAISRTRLSWLPARVRRLRLRGLDAEAVSTFAGKKGLPIPERLERRVRKEVGGHPLALNILLETAGNPEKLDTLLDGLPEEPLTDYLLSELYDVVSESERRVLAALSVFPGPFSPEEADVVVSRRDESAFLSLRRRLLVDETLSGFELHEVVRNFFRSVDRSSKSRHLALADHYLATATIEGRLEAMRHLMEAGGEARVLSMLERDLDLEEAEALPAAYQTAYDEVLEALARTKRLTARQAALVDDERGDLRFTRKDYDGALRSYQRAARVFNRARDLERVADLTWKIALSLERMGNAERAGSILAAFGDGNGLGRRATARLRALRDRLTAAR, encoded by the coding sequence GTGCCGCCGGATGCTTTGCGCCTCATTGCGTCGCCTCGCAACCGGGCGATCCTCTCGCTTCTTGCTGCCGAGCCCGCGCATCCCCGACGTGTCGCAGGCCTCCTTTCCATGCCCGAATCGGACGCGGCCCGTCGACTAAGGGCCATGGAGAAGGCGGGACTCGTCGAGGGCGCGTGGCGCCGGTTAGACACCAATGTGCGGACGTATCGACTCTGTGCGAACACCGCAAGTCTGGTTTTCGGACCCGACGGCGTCACGATTCTCATGGGCGGCACCAAGAGGTCCGCCGAGGCCAGCCAGATCGAGGCGCCCCCGCCCGATTTGCCCCGGGTCTTCGTCGGCCGTCACGACGAATTGTCCGCGCTTGGCGCCTCGTCTGGTCCCGTTGTCGTCGAGGGCATCGCGGGGATCGGGAAGAGTTCGCTCGTCGCAAGCTACGCCCGACAGCAACGCGACAAGCGGCCTGTCTTCTGGCACCGGGTCCGCACAGTCGATTCCGAGGCGTGGCTCATGTCGCGGCTCGCGCTCCATCTTGCCGCTGCGGGCGTGAAGCCCGCCCTGTTCGAAGCGGACGATTCAAACGACGAGCGGCCACGACTCGAACGAGCCATGGACTTGATTGAACGGGCCGGGTCGCTTCTCGTCTTCGATGATGCGCAGAACGCGCGCGACTCCGGCCTTCGTGGGCTCTTGCGCACACTCTGCGAGCGTGTGGACGATGCGCAGGTGGTCGCCATCTCCAGGACGCGTCTCTCGTGGCTACCGGCCCGTGTTCGTAGACTTCGGCTTCGTGGATTGGACGCTGAAGCCGTCAGCACCTTCGCGGGCAAAAAAGGGCTGCCGATACCCGAGAGATTGGAGAGGCGCGTGCGAAAAGAAGTAGGCGGACATCCGCTCGCCCTGAACATACTCCTTGAGACGGCGGGGAACCCCGAGAAGCTTGACACCCTTCTCGACGGCCTCCCCGAGGAGCCCCTCACCGATTATCTCCTGTCGGAGCTCTATGACGTTGTCTCGGAAAGCGAGCGTCGCGTCCTCGCGGCCCTTTCGGTCTTTCCCGGCCCTTTCAGTCCCGAGGAAGCGGACGTGGTCGTCTCACGGCGCGATGAATCCGCGTTCCTTTCCCTTCGGCGCCGCCTCCTTGTCGACGAGACGCTGTCCGGCTTCGAGCTTCATGAGGTCGTGCGGAATTTCTTCCGCTCGGTCGACCGTTCGTCGAAGAGCAGGCACCTTGCCTTGGCCGATCACTATCTCGCCACCGCGACGATTGAAGGTCGTCTCGAGGCGATGCGGCATCTCATGGAGGCGGGCGGCGAAGCGCGCGTCTTGTCGATGCTTGAACGCGACCTCGACCTCGAGGAAGCGGAAGCTCTTCCTGCGGCGTACCAGACCGCCTACGACGAGGTGCTTGAGGCACTTGCACGCACGAAGCGCCTCACGGCGAGGCAGGCCGCGCTCGTCGATGACGAACGGGGCGATCTTCGATTCACGCGCAAGGACTACGACGGCGCGCTCCGGTCCTACCAGCGTGCGGCACGTGTTTTCAATCGCGCGCGCGACCTGGAACGTGTCGCAGATCTCACGTGGAAGATCGCACTGTCCCTGGAAAGGATGGGAAACGCCGAGCGCGCCGGTTCCATTCTCGCGGCTTTCGGCGACGGGAACGGATTGGGTCGACGTGCAACCGCGAGGTTGCGCGCACTTCGCGATCGGCTCACGGCGGCGAGATAG